The genomic segment ATGGAAGCCTTCCGCTTGCAGGAACTCGCTGAACTGGCCAGGCGGGCAGAACAGGAGCGGTTGGTGAAAGGGTTCGAACTTGAGCTTAATGGAACCAACAATCGCCGACTGGAAGTAAATGCGGCGACGGTTACCGGTCGCGAGGGTGGCCAGCATGGCACCATCATGGTGTTTCATGATTTAACCCGCCTCAAAGAACTGGAGAATACCCGGCAGGAATTTGTCGCGAACGTAAGCCATGAGCTGCGCACCCCCTTGTCGCTCATCAAGGGGTTCGTGGAAACACTGATTGATGGAGCCAAAGACAATCCGGAATTGTGCACCCGGTTTCTCGGGACCATTGAGAAGCATACCGATAGACTCACGTTCCTGATTGAGGACCTGCTCACCATTTCCAAACTGGAAAGCGGTCAGATCGTGATGAATTTGAATGAGGTCAATTTAAACAACGAGGTTGGGCGGGCGGTTGACGATCTGCAGTCCCGCGCTTCCGGAAAAAACGTAAAGCTGCAAAACACATTGGCTGAAGATTTGAAAGCGCGTGCCGATGCAGACCGGTTGCAACAGGTTTTATTCAATCTGATAGAAAACGCGATCAAATATGGTCGCACCGGGGGCAATGTCACCATCGGAGGCAAGGCGCTGCCCGGCGACAAAGTGGAAATTTGGGTGAAAGATGACGGACCGGGAATTCCGGACGAAGCTCGCGAGCGGGTTTTTGAGCGGTTCTATCGTGTGGACAGGGCGCGCTCACGTGAAACCGGTGGCACCGGGCTTGGACTGGCCATCGTAAAACATATTGTGCAGGCACATGGCGGAGAAGTTTGGGTTAGTAGCGAGCCCGGGCAAGGAACAACATTCTATTTCACTCTGCTCCAGACGTAAAATCATAGGTTCTGCCACCACTGAGTTTAAGTGGTTTGAGCCAGTGATTTTCCCAAAACATTAAATGATTAGCAGCCTTGCCGGGGTTTCCCACGGAACAAGGCTGCCGATCAAATTGCCTGACTCTTTACTAAGTTATTGGGCGGTGGACTGGTGTTTTTCCCCTTTGGCAGTCTGGTCCAGGCTTTCCGCCATCTGCAGGTGTTGCTCCAGTGTGGGCAGAGTCTTGGCGGCCCACGCCCTCAACTCAGGGTCCTTGGCGTCTTTTGACATTCTCTCAAATTCCTTCACGTCCTTTTTATGGTCTTTGACCATGTGATCCATGTAGGCCTTGTCAAAATCAGCCCCAGAAAGGTTCCTCAGATGATCTTCCACTCGTTTTTCACCAGTGGAGGTGACATCCGTCGGAAGTGTCGCTCCTTTCTGGGACACAAGTTGCATTAATTCATCATTCGCCTTCTTGTGGTCGTCGACCATTTTCTGGCCGAAATCTTTGACGGCTTGGTTTGAGGCTTTTTGCTGGGCCAGTTGGCCCAGTTCCACTTCGGTCATTCCACCTTTGGCGGCATCGGTTACAAATTTAAAGTCCTTGGCAGTGAATTGGCCGTGTTGATCCGTATCGGCCGCAGCCGCACGAAAAGTTGTCAGTAATCCCAGAGCGAGCACAGCACCCAGGGCAGTAGAGCGAAACAGAGAGTTTATTTTCATAATATGTTGGTAACCTAGCTTTTTAAAGGCTGTCTTCAATTAGGGATAAACCCTTAATTTAAATGAAGAATTTAACCACAAGAAGGGATTGCAGCTGTTTAAGCCCCAATCCAAGTTCAATTACTGGAAGGATTTAAAGAAGATTCTCAACCATCTCGGGACGAAGGGGGAGGTGTTTTGTGTTTGTCTGGCAAAAGATGCTGAGGATATGGCGGGATGGCAGGTGGCTCTTCATAATCCCCCAAATCAAATGTTTGAAACTCCCGACCGCTACTTTTCAGTATTCTGAGCATTTGCGGCGCAACGTGGCGATTCAGCTTATTTTTTGAATTTTGCGGTCTCTCCTGCACCAAACGGAAGCGCCCAGCATTATCGGATTCCAGCACCCCCTCCTCCACCAGCCTGGACAAGATCGGCATGGCCCAAAATCGGTCCTCAGCATAGCGCTTTTTACCACCAGCCCGCCGGGCTATCTCCCGGCCGGATACGAAAGTGTGGGAAAATGCTTTCATATACTCGACGATGGCTTTGCCGTCGCCGCTAAGATCGAGAGTTCCCATTTCTGACACCTCCAGCAGTATATATGCCAGAATCGTATCTTTTAGAGGGAGAAGATGCCTTTTTGAAATGCAAATCGCATTCCGTGAGCGGGCAAGCTGGTTTTTAGGTGTAAATTATATATAATAGGATATGTGCCAGGCGAACTGTGATCCGAGGGAGTGTTCTTGAAATTAAGAAAATCTGAAGTCGATAGTTCTATCTTTAATGAGATTCAGCTCATTCTGGCTGAAAAGCGCACGGCTCTATCCACGTTGAGATCCGGGATAGCTGTATTTGCACTGCCGCTTTCCGTGCTTAGCGTACTGATTGCGACCTCAAGGCTTTACAATATTTTACATGTGATGAGTTTACTTGTCCCACTGCTCCTGCTGAATTTTGGACTGGTGGTGTTGGGAACTTTTCTTGTCACTAATTCCCTGCTTCGTCTTCGGCGGCTGGACCGTCTCATCGAAACGATCAAGAAGGAACACAGCGCGATCGCTGAGTTTTTGACTTGATGATTCAGTAATTTAACCTTCCCCAGTCAACCCGAAACAACAATTGACTATCTGCTTCTGAAAGGTAATGTGGCCTCCAAAATTCAAACTCGAAAAAGGAAACCATTACCATGATTTGCCAAACCTGCGGCATCGAAGCAAAGACCAGGCATGTGGAGTTTCATCAAAATATTGGTGCACTTGTCATACGCTTCAACAAATCTTTAAAAGGCAATTTGTGCAAATCCTGCATTCACAAGTATTTTTGGCAGTTCACCCTGATCAATCTTACGGTGGGTTGGCTGGGCATCATTTCCCTCATCGTGGCTCCCATCTACACAATCAACAATCTTGTTCGTTATCTGCTTTGTCTAAAGTTGGAACCAGTGCCGGCGATTGCAAAGCGTCCTGAACTCACGCAGCAGGCCATTAATGCTCTCCAGCCATTTTCTCAGAACATCGTTCAGCGACTCAATGCACGCGAAGGCTATGAGAACATTGCGAAGGAGATTGCCCCCAGGTGCGGTGTAACTCCGGGCCAGGTGATTCTTTACATCCGGGCCTTGATTATGGCTTCAAGAAAATAGATCAAGGAGTTGCGGCAAGGCATCACTTCTTTGGCTGTTCGGGAGTAAAGTAAGCTTCGTAGCGCGAAGGCTCGTGCTTGAGCCATGGTTTGTATTCATTGAAGAACTCCACACGTTCGCCGTTGGAAGGATGAGTGGCGCGCCAAATCGTGTAGACCAGCCCGGGCCATGGCACCCCAAGACTTTGCTGCTGCAGTTTGACAAACCCGGTGCCAGCGGAGTGATTGTAGTGCGTGAGTTCCAATCCGAACCTGTCCGCTTCGTGCTCCAAATGTCGGCTGTAGGCAAAGCCAATGGGGGTGAGCACCAATGAAAAAACATTTATGAGCAGCACGAGCAATGGCAGCGAGGCGAGATCTGAAAGCTGGTCGAATCCGAAATACCTTGAAAAACGTCGCAATAGAAATGAGGCCGCAACATGCACCCCGTAAAAGGCAACGAGAGTCAGTACGGAGAGGCAAAGAATGCCTTTGACGACATGGTTTAGCGCATAGTGTCCCATCTCATGACCGAGAACAAACATCAGTTCGCGCTCATTTAACTGGGCAATGATCGTATCCCATAAAACGATCCGCTTGGTTCCCAAAAATCCGCTCACGTACGCATTTGCCGTTTTGGTATCCACACTTTTGTTTACTTCATAGATACCTGCGCCGTGAATGCCTGCCCTTTCCGCGAGCGCCATGATCTTTGCTTCGAGCGCCTTGTCTTTCACCGGCGTGAATTGATTGAACATCGGTGCCATGACAACCGGTTGAATCATCACCACAAAAAAATAGATGGGGACCATGGCCAGCGAGGCATAAAGCCACCAGCGACGCGGGCTTTTCTTAAGAAGCAGATAAGGTATCCAGAGGAACAGACAGCCAAGCACCAGCACCAAACCGAGTTCCTTTAGCGAGTCGGTAAACCATTTGGCAAGAGTTTGATTGGACAAATTATAGGCATGCGGCCGGATGAATCCCTGGAAATACGCCAGGGGCAAACTCAACAAGTAGTTCAGGACCACCAACACCACGAAGTATATGCACATGGCCCAAAACCAATGGCGTCCAATCTTCCGGGCAAACTCCCGCAAACGTGCGGAAAATCCGGTGAATAAAAACAATATTGGAAGCCACAGTTCCCAAATGGTGCGAATACACCAAAGCACCGTGCCGCTTCGATAATGTGCCAGCGCCTTGGCGCTGGGTTCAGGCACGGCTACCGGAAGTGTTTCGTCCACCGATTCAATTTGCGATGTCACAGAGGAAGGCGTTCCTTGCAATGCGGGTAACTGCTCTGCCGCAATCCCGATGCGGCTGAAGAAAAGGCAAATGATGGTAAAAAAAAGATAGCGCATGAAAAGTCCGCTTTGTCGATCAGGTTGCATCCGTTTGCTGGACGCCATTACATAATCCTGCCCTGGCCCGAAGTCAAAGGATGGATGCGTGGAGTTCGGTTAGGAGTGATTTTAGGGTCCTGCTCCGGCGAGCTTTAGCTTGCCGGAAATCCGATTTTCACCTTATCATCCGCGAATTCTATGAAAAGCACCCCTCAATCCATCGCTTGTATTTTAGTGCTGCTTTGCTTCAGTTGGATTCCCTGCTCTTTTGGCCAGGGTTCACTGACTCCTCCCGGAGCGCCAGCACCAACCATGAAGACTCTCGATCAGGTTGAAGCCAGAACTCCCATTTCTTCCCTGCCATTCGTCATCACTACTTCCGGTTCCTACTATTTGGTCGGAAGCTTAACTGCCTCTCAAGGAACCAACGGCATTACCGTAGCGGTGGACAATGTTTCCATTGATCTGAATGGATTCGCTTTGATCGGCAAACCGGGCTCCTCCAACGGAGTATTTGCCACTCCATCCATTCGCAATATAAGTGTTCGCAATGGAACCGTCAGGAATTGGGGGCGCTCCGGAATCGCAGCAACCAACACGCTGAATGGTCTTTTTGAAGAAGTGCGAGCGGACAGCAATTCTGGAATTGGCATCGATACAGGGAATGGAGCGGTGATCAGCAAGTGTGTCAGTATCTCCAACGGTGGAATCGGCATCAATGGGGGCAACGGCAGTTCCATCAAAGATTGCACCGCCGAGTCCAATGGCGGAGCCGGGATTAACAGTTCTTCTGGCAGTACGATTACCGGTTGTGCTTCGCAGTACAATACTGGCGTCGGGATTTTGGCAAGTCCCGGAACCAGCATTAAGAACTGCTCGGTTCAATCGAATGGTGGCGGTGGAATCAGTGCGGCTGGAGCCTGCAACATTGTTGGTTGCGCTGTTTACAGCAATACCGGGATTGGAATCTCGACCTTCCTCAGCACTGTTCAGGATTGCACGGTTATCAACAACACAGGCGACGGGATTTATATGGTTTCCTACGGAGTTATTTTAAACAATAACGCATATGGAAACGGTGGTTTTACTGCCAGCAACAACAACATTCATGTAAGCGGTTCGTATAATCGCATCGAAGGCAATCATGTCACATTGGGATACACAGGCATCCGAGTGGACACTTCTGGCAATGTGATCATCAAGAACAGCTCTGGTGGGCAAGGCGCTGCGAATTATATTGTTGCGGCAGGTAATTTGTTTGGGCCGACGCTCAGCAGTTTGGCGGCCCTCGCGACGAACAGCAACCCGCACGCGAACTACGATTTTTGATCGAGATTACGCAGTGCTGGTCAGGCTGCCGACTTTCTTTAATGTGATGAAAGGCTCACCCGCAATCCTCGATTGAGCCAGATCGATTTCAAACTCGGCCACCCAGTCGTTGTGTTCTTCGGGATCGACCAGCATCTGCTGCACGCGCCAATGTTTTTTGTCTTCGGAAGGAACGACGTAGGTATGACGAGTGTTGCGTGCGTTCGGATCGAGGCAGATGTATTGATGATCCGCATGGTAAGCTTCGTGCGCCTGTCGTAAGCGCTCAGGAGTCCAAGATTCGCCACCGGGTTGTTCCAACGAGCTGAGATGCTTGAGCGCCTGTTCGTAATCGCGAACGACCATCCCTCGGAGAAAACTGAATATTCGGTTCCGAATCGCGGAAGTGAACGCTTTCGTGTCGCGTGTGATGTCTTTGTCGGCTTCTTCAGCGCCCGGCGGCCGGACTTCCTTAGCTTCGGCCCTTGGCTGATAATTGGGATCGCGCATGCGTTCCCATTCATCCATCAGACTGGAATCGACCTGACGAATCATCGTCCCGAGATAGAGTTCCATTTCGCGGACGGCATCGTTCTTTGCAGTGTCAGGAACAGTTTGAGTCAGCACCTTGTGGACACTGGAAAGGTGGCGCAGGAGTAAGCCTTCCGCACGATGCAATTCGTAGCCTTTGATGTAATCGGCAAACGAACGAAACTCTTCGAACATTTCGCGTGCAATGGATTTAGGGCGAATGTTCTCCTGTCCGACCCACGGATGGCGATCGGCAAAGGCATTAAAGGTGGAATAAACAAATTCGCGTTTAGGCTTGGGATATTCCAATTTCTCAAGCTCATCCATTCGTTGATCATATTCGAGCCCCTGCTGTTTCATCTCGGCCATTTTCTGATCTTTAACCTTATCCAGTTGCTTCCGAAGAATGAGTTCGGGATTTTCGAGAATGGATTCGACGAGCGTGATAAGATCGAGAGCATAATCCGGGGCTTCAGGGTCCAACAGTGGAATAGTTTCCAGCAAATAGAGCGAAAGAACCTGGTCCATCGAGAAATCCTCCTGCAACTCGATGTTTACGCATAGGTAGGCACCCTCTGGAGTTTCTGGAATAAATTCAACTATCTTACGGTCCAGCAACGAGCGGAATAATTGCCAGGCACGCTTGATGTGAGCTCGCTTGGCTTTGGGAGTTTCGTGGGAGCGACTAATGAGTTGTTGCATCGCACGACAACCATCCG from the Pedosphaera parvula Ellin514 genome contains:
- a CDS encoding DUF4142 domain-containing protein; its protein translation is MKINSLFRSTALGAVLALGLLTTFRAAAADTDQHGQFTAKDFKFVTDAAKGGMTEVELGQLAQQKASNQAVKDFGQKMVDDHKKANDELMQLVSQKGATLPTDVTSTGEKRVEDHLRNLSGADFDKAYMDHMVKDHKKDVKEFERMSKDAKDPELRAWAAKTLPTLEQHLQMAESLDQTAKGEKHQSTAQ
- a CDS encoding M48 family metallopeptidase yields the protein MRYLFFTIICLFFSRIGIAAEQLPALQGTPSSVTSQIESVDETLPVAVPEPSAKALAHYRSGTVLWCIRTIWELWLPILFLFTGFSARLREFARKIGRHWFWAMCIYFVVLVVLNYLLSLPLAYFQGFIRPHAYNLSNQTLAKWFTDSLKELGLVLVLGCLFLWIPYLLLKKSPRRWWLYASLAMVPIYFFVVMIQPVVMAPMFNQFTPVKDKALEAKIMALAERAGIHGAGIYEVNKSVDTKTANAYVSGFLGTKRIVLWDTIIAQLNERELMFVLGHEMGHYALNHVVKGILCLSVLTLVAFYGVHVAASFLLRRFSRYFGFDQLSDLASLPLLVLLINVFSLVLTPIGFAYSRHLEHEADRFGLELTHYNHSAGTGFVKLQQQSLGVPWPGLVYTIWRATHPSNGERVEFFNEYKPWLKHEPSRYEAYFTPEQPKK
- a CDS encoding sensor histidine kinase, whose protein sequence is MLYLLLSIVIAGAVALHFWWRHRYRRLLEEIAREKQSLSDAQREHGLEITQRKAEQQALFNSMTEGVLILDHAGHVQLVNKSLQEFFSINKDVRGQTIMEAFRLQELAELARRAEQERLVKGFELELNGTNNRRLEVNAATVTGREGGQHGTIMVFHDLTRLKELENTRQEFVANVSHELRTPLSLIKGFVETLIDGAKDNPELCTRFLGTIEKHTDRLTFLIEDLLTISKLESGQIVMNLNEVNLNNEVGRAVDDLQSRASGKNVKLQNTLAEDLKARADADRLQQVLFNLIENAIKYGRTGGNVTIGGKALPGDKVEIWVKDDGPGIPDEARERVFERFYRVDRARSRETGGTGLGLAIVKHIVQAHGGEVWVSSEPGQGTTFYFTLLQT
- a CDS encoding right-handed parallel beta-helix repeat-containing protein is translated as MKSTPQSIACILVLLCFSWIPCSFGQGSLTPPGAPAPTMKTLDQVEARTPISSLPFVITTSGSYYLVGSLTASQGTNGITVAVDNVSIDLNGFALIGKPGSSNGVFATPSIRNISVRNGTVRNWGRSGIAATNTLNGLFEEVRADSNSGIGIDTGNGAVISKCVSISNGGIGINGGNGSSIKDCTAESNGGAGINSSSGSTITGCASQYNTGVGILASPGTSIKNCSVQSNGGGGISAAGACNIVGCAVYSNTGIGISTFLSTVQDCTVINNTGDGIYMVSYGVILNNNAYGNGGFTASNNNIHVSGSYNRIEGNHVTLGYTGIRVDTSGNVIIKNSSGGQGAANYIVAAGNLFGPTLSSLAALATNSNPHANYDF